ACCCTGCACATGGGCATCTCTATATAGGATATGCATAAATATTCACACAACATGCCATGTAAATTACGTCAAAGTATGAAAGGTATGAAAAGAATTGCGAATGATTGTTTCATGGGCTGATTATGTTTGTGTGAGTGGAGGTTTGACTTGTATCATAAACTtatgtcatgattttaaattatgggGACCTTATGCATTTATGTGTCGtgtgcatcgggatacttcctcGTCATGTTTAGTACGGATGTGGAccttattatatttatgtttgccATGACATCATGCGCGTCCTTTCCCTATGTGGTGTTCAACGATGCATAAGAGTATTATGAGTCAGGCCTAGGGGTATGTATACAAGCTTGTTTAGCGGATCCATGTGTGCGTGCATGAGTCGTGTGTGGGGAAGTATCACACATCCAACTCTGACAGGATTGGAAAGCGGAGCCCATGACCATACAATGATGTTTTATAAAAGGATGGGTCCTACCGCGTGCTACTTTTATTATTCAAGTAAAGGTAAGGCACCCCTACACGGCTGACGATGTTGATGTGATAGTCATGGAAGCAAAGTTAGGATAGTAGCATTCGTTATTTTCCTTTAGTTGTCTGTAGGTAGTTAAGGGTGTCTGTTTGTTACATTTAAACTTATATTAATGTTTTAGCTATGTTGTTAacaatgttattttaaatgaatgtatAAGTCCATGACATTATTTTGTAATGTTTTAACGATCCTTCCATGCATATGAGTCATGTCATGCATGTAGCAGTGTTCTATCTAAATAGGAAAAATAAGtgcgttacaaatggtataagagctagaTTTATAGATTATGTAGACTGGCCTACATGGTAGGTCAACATGCTTGTATGGTTCCTCAACCGACGTACCGTCACTTTAAGGTGTGCCCTATGAAAGATAATAAACATGTTAAATATTGTATGTTGTTGATCAATGTGTAATAATGCAATGATTTATATGGATATTCGTATGCTAAGGTTCGTAGACTATATGGTGTATGTTATATATTCATGTGTTGGGCGGTGtagatttaatatattacaTGTTGGTTATAGATCATGCCGCCTAGAGAACGTGGAAGAGAATGTAGAGGAAGACAACCCCCTGCCAGAGAACGAGGCAGGGGAACGGAGAGTCTGGTCCATGAGGGATTGATGACTCGAACTAACGCAGCAGTGCCACCCCCAGCAGCACCTCGAACTGGATTAGACCCTACAACTGCCATGATGTGGGAGTCATTCAAGGCGTTGATGCAAACTTTTGTGGCCACCCAATAGGCCAACATGGCAACGTCAACTCGAGGAGCAAGGTACTTTAAGGATTTCAAGAGGTACGACCCTCGTATCTTTAACGGGACCTCGAAAGATCCGACAGTTGCAGAAATGTGGGTGTTGTCGATGGAGAACATTTTTCGGTTGATGAACTGCCCTGATGATCGGAAAGTGTCGTTTGCATCTTTCATGTTGCAGGGCGATGCAGAGTTATGGTGGGAATTCACTCGGGAGATCCTTAGCCCTAATGGAGGAGTGATCACATGGCTAGAATTTAGAGAAGCTTTTTGGGCAAAGTACAACTCAGACGAGGCCCGACTCCGAAAACAACAGGAATTCACCCAGTTGACACAGAGTGGACGCTCCGTCACTACCTATGCAAGAGAGTTCATGAGATTGAAGCGCTTTGCTTTGGAGTTGGTTGATACAGAACTAAAGTTAGCTCAGAGATTCATCCTAGGCTTGGACCAGAGTATTCGTGGCACGGTTAAGGCCATAAACCCTACCACATATGCTGCTGCTCTGAGGGCAGCTAAGGCTATGGATGGGAACAGAGGCGAAGAACTCCGAGAACCGCCAACACCGATAGCTGTAGGGGGACAGAAGCGACAATATAACGAGATCGACCCACACTGTCAGTTGCCAATGCACCCACAACAGACTGACGGATACCGCAGGGACCTAGGGCGAGGTCAACAGTTAGACCGACGGAGGGTCAGGGGATGGTTCCTGGCTCGGACTAGAGCATGCTTTAGGTGCGGCCAAGAGGGTCACATTGCCATGAATTGTCTAGAGAGACACATTGAGAATCCTCCTAACCAGCTAAGAGATCTAGGCAATGCGAGGAGGACCGTGTAGACCAGCTCCTagcgagagcttatgcttccATCATCAATAAGGACACTGAAAACGCCGATGTAGTGGTGTCAGGTACCCTATCCATTCTTGCCAGGTACCCTAACATTGTTTGATTTAAGATCTACCCTTTCTTTCATATCTGTATCGCATGTATTATCTGGTCGAATTAAGTTAGTTTAGGTTTGAATAGTAGAATAGGTTTAATTGCTAAGGATAGAGTGAAGGGTAGGCAAGTGTTAATTTCAGGGTAGACcctaaatgtaattttaataattgtagACATGAGTGATTTTGATGTAATATTCGGGATGATTTTGATGTAATACTTGGAATGGATTAAATCTTTTAACATATCCCAACTCGATGTCGTGGACCCAAATAGGTTGACTCGTGTTTCAAGGATAGTTTCGAGCTAGTGTCAAGAATAAGATAGTAACTATGGTTTAGGTCAACCATGTAAATGACCCTATTGTTGACTTGGTTGGATAAATTGTATGtcgtatgatgacacgtgtctCGTAGCCCTTGCACATATCATAATTATGACTGTTATGTTATGACATGTTTACAAGCTATGCTATAATGTAGAATTATGTTTATGATTTGATAATTTATGATGCACAAACTTCCACACCATGTCatgtaaattatataaaaatttgcaTATGCATATCCCATAGGCTCGTTGGATTATGTATGAGAGGATGTTTGACTAGATGCATAccttacgatatttatgtttgtcatgatatcatgcgagCACTTTCCCTTTATAGTGTCCGACGGTATGTAAGCGTGTTAGCCCGACGAGCCAGGCCTAAGGGGTGCGTATACGATCCTgcttggtgggtccatgtgcgaGCGTGTGGGCCGTGTGTGGGGAAGTACCACACATTCAACCTTGCTCGGGTTGGAAAGTGAAGCCTAAGGCCATTCTATGATGTTTTATAAAAGGATAGGTCCTACCATGTTTGCTCGTGTACGCATTTTTCGACCCGAACAGTGGGGTTTcatattgagtatttcttaaaatactcaagtcatgtacTACTCTTATTCttcaggtaaagacaagacACATTAGCGTGAATGACACGTTGCTGCAACGACTGCGGAAGTGAAGTTAGGATAATagcattcattcattttcttgagTAGTATGGTTATAGTTCACGGCGTCTGTTTGTTACATTAGaacgagatttttttttttttttgcaattaaGTTTCTTGTGAGAATAGACAAGATGTACTCAAACGGAGGGTGTATGAACACTCCccaaaatcatatctacaCCTATCAAATCTAAAATGCTCTATAATGTACTATATgagatatgactagttgttaTACGCTATCAAAGCtatagtgtgagatcccacatcggtgtgagatcccacatcggttggaaaggggaacgaaccattcctaaaggtgtggaaaccactccctACAAGACGTGTAATGTGGAAGCTTTGCAAGGAAAGTCGAAAGAAAACATCATTTGGATGAGTACCAGTTCCACAACGCAACTCTAAAAGACGCGGTTTAAAGCTATGAGACTGATGGCGaaacgtaacgggccaaagcagacaacaATATCAACTAGCGATGGGGTTCGGCTGTTACTCGTGACTGTTTATTTGCGTAGTAGTGcgatttttaaacattttctatttctaaaaCCTTTTCTCAAGAACGGGGTCAGAGGCTTGAGCACACATCACCCATACCAACAACAACTCAAGTTTCAGTTAGTAAGTGCAATACGATCACATTGCGAGTCTCGATAgagtgtgattgtgacactCGTTACCTCTCACCTATAAAGCAACCCACTTTCCATATCCATTACAACACTCAACACACCCTCCTCCCATGTTCTAAGAACAATCCCCATCTTTCCATGTTCTTCCACTTTCAAAAACAACCCAACAAAGAGcaacaaaattttccattGTTTACAAACTTTTTGAAGGTGGGTTTTGGAGAGGAAAGGGTTTTTGTTTAGAGTTTGGTGTGGAATCATaataaagtttgtaaaaatGGTACCTTTTTCATTGATTGAGTTGTTAGTTTAGAGCATAAGGACACTAAAAAGGACACAATAGTGGGTTGGTGACATATTGTGACTCTTCCCTCTTTCTAGAAActcaatattttcttattttctttataaagttttttaaatctatacgAACCCGTCGAATTCTTATTAGACAAGTTCATGAATCTTACATTACAATGACACATGCAGGATTTAGCTCCCGATGGTCCTGACATTTCCACATATCAACACGAATTCTTTTATCATGCAttctatgaaaattttcaggagagtcacccaacataaaattgctccaaATAAAGCACGTTTACCCATGAAGTTCATATGATTGAACCACCGAAAAAGATTAATCATCTTATCCTATCGATTGAACGTAGCCGACTCTTCTAGAAaccctctctctttttcaatctttttgtttctatggGTTCGTATGATAGCATACCTACCGAATAATGAACTTAGATTTtgcacaaaagaaaagaagaaatttaatAACAAATCTCCCTTTCCACACaccttttggaaaaaaaattcaaaattttaccatATGGGTTTTGAACTTTGAGCTTTCAacattcaagaagaaaaaaatgaaaaattttgtgGTAATCTATGGTCGGTTCTCGACCATGATTTTCCTATTTGAACGTACAACTAACCTagatttttaatgtttttttcgATCTCTTTGGCTATTAGTTTAATCGTTGTATCTTCAAAAcgtttattttgattttcttacttttaaaaaCGAACCAATTTAGTCTTGTTGGGAGAATTAAACGttcaattttaaacaaaatgaaaacttttgaacacaaagtcataaaattataagattgaaataaatgagatgaaaataaaaaaagaagagaccaACTTGATCTTTCTTAAATGCACCCGGActaaaatgaatgttttgaaAAGTACGAGAactaaaatgaacaaaagttTGATTGTGCAAGAATCACAACAGACGTTTTGAATGTACAGAAGACCAAAATGAACCAAAGTCTTTTACATTTATTCAtcatgttcttgtttgtttgtgcGAGAActcacgttgattggagagaagaataaaacattccttacaagagtgtaaaaacctctctctagatGCGAAATTGTAAAGTTGATAATGATATGCAGCCgacaaaatgaacaatatttactagcgatgacattgggctgttacaaatggtatcaaagtcagacactgggcaaagcggacaatatctactagcggtggcaTTGGGCTGTtgtaaatggtatcagagtcagacaccgggcaaaGAGAacgatatctactagcggtgacattgggctgttacaaatggtatcagagtcagacaccgggcaaagaggacaatatctactagcggtgacattgggctgttacaaatggtatcaaagtcagacaccgggcaaagaagacaatatctactagcggtgacattgggctgttacaaatgatatcagagtcaaacaacgtgcaaaacagacaatatctactagcggtgacaTTGAgtagttacaaatgatattagagtcaaacatcgggcaaagcggacaatatctactaacagtagcattgggctgttacaaatggtatcatagtcagacatcaggcagtgtgccagcaaggacgctgccCCCCAAGacgggtggattgtgagaactCACATCGGAACATTCTtaataagagtatggaaacctctccctagactcgtttttaaaaccgtgaggctgacagctatacgtaacagaccaaaatagacaatatttactaacagtATTCTCGAGCCGTGTTGGTAGTTTCATAGAACAAGAGAGGATTCatagaacaaaaaagatgtacctctctctctctctcactttaTACCTACCTAAGTTTACccataatttaattgaacTAAGTCCATGATTAATGCTAATTTTGAATCAAAaagcaaaattaaaagaagggTCCCACTAGCCACTCTCCTCCCTCTAACCTATCTTaccaactcaactcaactcacCATCTCATCTAGAACCTCatatcttctctctctctctctaacccTACAATGAgtcaatatcatattaaaagGCCCCTCCATATAACTCATCAACTTACCAAATTCAacaactcttcttcttcttctttcttcattcaacccaATGGGAAGATCTCCTTGTTGTGAGAAGGCTCATACAAACA
This sequence is a window from Cucurbita pepo subsp. pepo cultivar mu-cu-16 chromosome LG04, ASM280686v2, whole genome shotgun sequence. Protein-coding genes within it:
- the LOC111792490 gene encoding uncharacterized protein LOC111792490, with translation MATSTRGARYFKDFKRYDPRIFNGTSKDPTVAEMWVLSMENIFRLMNCPDDRKVSFASFMLQGDAELWWEFTREILSPNGGVITWLEFREAFWAKYNSDEARLRKQQEFTQLTQSGRSVTTYAREFMRLKRFALELVDTELKLAQRFILGLDQSIRGTVKAINPTTYAAALRAAKAMDGNRGEELREPPTPIAVGGQKRQYNEIDPHCQLPMHPQQTDGYRRDLGRGQQLDRRRVRGWFLARTRACFRCGQEGHIAMNCLERHIENPPNQLRDLGNARRTV